In a genomic window of Paraburkholderia acidiphila:
- a CDS encoding porin, whose amino-acid sequence MKKSLLAAALLSAFAMSAHAQSSVTLYGLIDTGLVYTNNQFGHSNWQLNSSSTQNTVFGLKGSEDLGGGLHTIFKLEQGFLLNNGAQAFSGLGFGSQAWVGLQSDPYGTLTFGRQFDVMNDLVGPLTAEFNTWGGSIAAHPFENDNLAANSVVINNSVKYASPTWYGVTFETMYSFSNKAGDFANNRSYGFAVSYSQGPLNLAAGYLQFNNAGTGSGAVTTSDTSANFLAERQRVWSLGGNYTYGPATVGLVWSHSQIDNVAGVYSFGTGTYLGANDDSAGSLAGSLRLDNFEANVKYALTPAWSVSGAYTYTHGAYNGSSPGWNTAMLQTDYAISKRTDFYLEGVYQNVHGAPEGSVLSHAMLNTLSPSSTDTQVAVTVGMRHAF is encoded by the coding sequence ATGAAAAAATCGCTACTCGCCGCGGCCCTCCTGAGCGCCTTTGCCATGTCGGCACACGCGCAAAGCAGCGTGACCCTGTACGGCCTGATCGATACCGGTCTCGTCTACACGAATAACCAGTTCGGCCACAGCAACTGGCAGCTCAACAGCAGCTCCACGCAGAACACGGTATTCGGCCTCAAGGGTTCGGAGGATCTGGGCGGCGGTCTGCATACGATCTTCAAGCTCGAACAAGGCTTCCTGCTCAATAACGGCGCACAGGCGTTTTCGGGCCTCGGCTTCGGCTCGCAAGCCTGGGTCGGCCTGCAAAGCGATCCGTACGGCACGCTCACGTTCGGCCGCCAGTTCGACGTGATGAACGACCTCGTGGGCCCGCTCACGGCGGAATTCAACACGTGGGGCGGCAGCATCGCCGCTCACCCGTTCGAGAACGACAACCTCGCCGCGAACTCGGTGGTCATCAACAACTCCGTCAAGTACGCGAGCCCGACCTGGTACGGCGTGACGTTCGAGACGATGTACTCGTTCAGCAACAAGGCCGGCGACTTCGCGAACAACCGCTCGTACGGCTTCGCCGTTTCGTATAGCCAGGGCCCGCTGAACCTCGCGGCCGGCTACCTGCAGTTCAACAACGCGGGCACGGGCAGCGGCGCGGTCACCACCAGCGACACGAGCGCGAACTTCCTGGCGGAGCGTCAGCGCGTCTGGTCGCTCGGCGGCAACTACACGTACGGTCCCGCCACGGTGGGTCTCGTCTGGAGCCATTCGCAGATCGACAACGTCGCAGGCGTCTACTCGTTCGGCACGGGCACCTATCTCGGCGCGAACGACGACTCCGCTGGCTCCCTCGCCGGTTCGCTGCGTCTCGACAACTTCGAAGCGAACGTGAAATACGCGCTCACGCCCGCATGGAGCGTGTCGGGTGCGTACACGTACACGCATGGCGCGTACAACGGCTCGAGCCCGGGCTGGAACACGGCAATGCTGCAAACGGACTACGCCATCAGCAAGCGTACCGACTTCTACCTGGAAGGCGTGTACCAGAATGTGCACGGCGCACCGGAAGGCTCGGTCCTCTCGCACGCCATGCTCAACACGCTCTCGCCTTCGTCGACCGATACGCAGGTCGCCGTGACCGTGGGCATGCGCCACGCGTTCTAA
- a CDS encoding ABC transporter substrate-binding protein, with the protein MNIDPAVVKAFTPTGTLRASINLGNPILANRDGASGEPFGVSVDLARAFAQHLGVPLELVVFDAAGKSVEAVSDDRADFGFFAVDPTRGETIAFTAPYVLIEGFYLVRNDSPVQTNAEVDQPHHRVAVGKGSAYDLFLTRELKQAEIVRAPTSPTVVQTFLDQGLEVAAGVKQQLEADAAKVGGLRLLGERFMVIRQAMGVAKRRGPQAAEVLGAFVETMKASGFVAQALKRHAIAGASVAPAA; encoded by the coding sequence ATGAATATCGATCCCGCTGTCGTCAAAGCCTTCACGCCTACGGGCACGTTGCGCGCCTCCATCAACCTCGGCAATCCGATACTCGCGAATCGCGACGGGGCGTCGGGCGAGCCGTTCGGCGTTTCCGTCGATCTCGCGCGCGCGTTTGCGCAGCACCTCGGCGTGCCGCTCGAACTCGTCGTGTTCGACGCGGCGGGCAAGTCCGTCGAAGCCGTGAGCGACGATCGCGCCGATTTCGGTTTCTTTGCCGTCGATCCCACGCGCGGCGAGACGATCGCGTTCACCGCGCCTTATGTGTTGATCGAAGGCTTTTATCTGGTGCGCAACGATTCGCCCGTGCAGACCAATGCCGAAGTCGACCAGCCGCATCACCGCGTGGCGGTGGGCAAGGGCAGTGCGTACGATCTTTTCCTCACACGCGAATTGAAGCAAGCAGAGATCGTGCGCGCGCCGACTTCGCCAACCGTCGTGCAGACTTTCCTCGATCAAGGGCTCGAAGTGGCCGCGGGCGTGAAGCAGCAACTCGAAGCCGATGCGGCGAAAGTAGGCGGCTTGCGGCTGCTGGGCGAACGCTTCATGGTGATTCGCCAGGCCATGGGCGTCGCAAAGCGCCGCGGTCCGCAGGCCGCCGAAGTGCTCGGTGCGTTTGTTGAAACGATGAAGGCGTCGGGATTTGTCGCGCAGGCATTGAAGCGTCACGCAATAGCGGGCGCATCGGTTGCGCCGGCCGCTTGA
- the benD gene encoding benzoate diol dehydrogenase BenD translates to MNMQRFAGKVVVVTGAAQGIGRGVALRAAAEGGKVVFVDRADFVAEVAAEAQGAETAGFVADLETYEGAKAAMDFAAQRFGGIDILINGVGGAIRMRPFAQFEPAQIDAEIRRSLMPTLYTCHAVLPHLLERGRGTIVNVSSNATRGIRRVPYSAAKGGVNALTQSLAMEYAEHNIRVVATAPGGTEAPPRRIPRNAAGDSEQEKAWMGEAVQQVTESTFFKRYGSLDEQIAPILFLASDEASYITGSVLPVAGGDTG, encoded by the coding sequence ATGAACATGCAACGATTCGCAGGCAAGGTCGTCGTCGTCACCGGGGCGGCGCAGGGAATTGGCCGCGGCGTCGCGCTGCGCGCGGCGGCCGAAGGCGGCAAGGTCGTGTTCGTCGATCGCGCGGACTTCGTAGCCGAAGTCGCGGCAGAGGCGCAGGGCGCCGAAACGGCGGGATTCGTCGCCGACCTCGAAACGTACGAAGGCGCGAAAGCGGCCATGGATTTCGCCGCGCAACGATTTGGCGGCATCGACATTCTCATCAACGGTGTGGGCGGGGCCATCCGCATGCGTCCGTTCGCGCAATTCGAACCGGCGCAGATCGATGCGGAAATCCGCCGCTCGCTCATGCCCACGCTGTACACGTGTCACGCCGTGCTGCCGCATCTGCTCGAGCGCGGGCGCGGCACCATCGTCAACGTGTCGTCGAACGCCACGCGCGGCATTCGCCGCGTGCCGTATTCGGCGGCGAAGGGCGGCGTGAATGCGCTTACGCAATCGCTGGCGATGGAATACGCGGAGCACAATATCCGCGTGGTCGCCACGGCGCCAGGCGGCACCGAAGCGCCGCCGCGCCGCATTCCGCGCAACGCCGCCGGCGACAGCGAACAGGAAAAGGCCTGGATGGGCGAGGCGGTGCAGCAGGTTACCGAGTCGACGTTCTTCAAGCGCTACGGCAGCCTCGACGAACAGATCGCGCCGATCCTGTTTCTCGCTTCGGACGAGGCGAGCTATATCACCGGTTCGGTGTTGCCCGTTGCCGGGGGCGATACGGGCTGA
- the benC gene encoding benzoate 1,2-dioxygenase electron transfer component BenC has translation MSSYKIALNFEDGVTRFIDCKAGEKVLDAAFRARINLPMDCSDGVCGTCKCRAESGSYDLGEDYIEDALTEDEKDGGLVLTCQMVPESDCVIAIPASSTVCKTGQSTFAATVAKIEQHNDAAVVLELDVDATGPVFLPGQYVNIDVPGSGQHRSYSFSSAPGESKISFLIKKIPGGVMSTWLEAAQPGTKLDLTGPLGSFYLRDVQRPLLFLAGGTGLAPFLSMLEVLARTNARQKVHLIYGVTRDLDLVLVEAIEAYAAKLPNFSFATVIADADSNHPRKGWVTQHIPADALNDGDVDVYLCGPPPMVDAVRKYFDDEGVKPNSFHYEKFTPNVVPKAA, from the coding sequence ATGTCCAGCTACAAGATTGCACTGAATTTCGAAGACGGCGTGACCCGTTTCATCGATTGCAAGGCAGGCGAGAAGGTTCTCGACGCAGCGTTTCGCGCGCGGATCAACCTGCCGATGGATTGCTCAGACGGCGTGTGCGGCACCTGCAAGTGCCGCGCGGAAAGCGGCAGCTACGACCTCGGCGAAGACTATATCGAGGACGCGCTGACCGAAGACGAAAAGGACGGCGGTCTCGTGCTCACCTGCCAGATGGTGCCGGAAAGCGATTGCGTGATCGCGATTCCCGCGTCTTCGACGGTGTGCAAAACCGGGCAGAGCACGTTCGCGGCCACGGTGGCGAAGATCGAGCAGCACAACGACGCGGCTGTCGTGCTCGAACTGGACGTCGACGCAACGGGCCCCGTGTTCCTGCCGGGCCAATACGTGAACATTGACGTGCCGGGCAGTGGCCAGCATCGTTCGTATTCCTTCTCTTCCGCGCCGGGCGAATCGAAAATCAGCTTCCTGATCAAGAAGATTCCGGGCGGCGTGATGAGCACCTGGCTCGAAGCCGCACAACCCGGCACGAAGCTCGATTTGACGGGGCCGCTCGGCAGCTTCTATCTGCGCGACGTACAGCGTCCGCTGCTGTTCCTCGCGGGCGGCACGGGCCTGGCACCGTTCCTCTCGATGCTGGAAGTGCTTGCGCGCACCAACGCGCGGCAGAAGGTACACCTCATTTACGGCGTGACGCGCGATCTCGACCTGGTGCTGGTTGAAGCCATCGAGGCCTACGCGGCGAAGCTGCCGAACTTCAGCTTCGCGACCGTCATTGCCGACGCAGATTCGAACCATCCGCGCAAGGGCTGGGTCACGCAGCACATTCCCGCCGACGCCTTGAACGATGGCGACGTCGACGTATATCTGTGCGGGCCGCCGCCGATGGTGGACGCCGTGCGCAAGTATTTCGACGACGAAGGCGTGAAGCCCAACAGCTTCCACTACGAGAAGTTCACCCCCAACGTGGTTCCGAAGGCGGCATGA
- the benB gene encoding benzoate 1,2-dioxygenase small subunit — MSNDYQTICAALYREARLLDDRQWEAWLACYAEDVTYWMPAWDDDDQLTDDHQSQISLMYYPDRGGLEDRVFRIKTERSGASMPEPRTSHNVTNVEVLADRGDEVEVRYNFHTLSHRYKTTDSFFGTMFVTLRKRGDDFLIASKKIVLKNDYIRQVLDVYHV; from the coding sequence ATGAGCAACGATTACCAGACAATCTGCGCCGCGCTGTACCGCGAAGCGCGCCTGCTCGACGATCGTCAGTGGGAAGCATGGCTCGCCTGCTATGCCGAAGACGTCACGTACTGGATGCCCGCGTGGGACGACGATGACCAGCTCACCGACGACCACCAATCGCAGATCTCGCTGATGTACTACCCGGATCGCGGCGGCCTCGAAGACCGCGTGTTTCGCATCAAGACCGAACGCAGTGGCGCCTCGATGCCGGAGCCGCGCACGAGCCACAACGTGACGAATGTGGAAGTGCTGGCGGATCGTGGCGACGAAGTGGAGGTGCGCTACAACTTCCACACGCTCAGTCATCGCTACAAGACCACGGATAGCTTCTTCGGCACGATGTTCGTCACCTTGCGCAAGCGCGGCGACGACTTCCTGATTGCTAGCAAGAAGATCGTGCTGAAGAACGATTACATTCGACAAGTGCTCGACGTTTATCACGTTTGA
- a CDS encoding Rieske 2Fe-2S domain-containing protein produces MSAIIDKASDLDHLLSTAVQDDKQNGVFRCRRDIFTNADLFELEMKYIFEKNWVYLAHESQIPDNNDYYTTWLGRQPVVITRDKTGSLNAVINACAHKGAMLCRRKHGNKGSFTCPFHGWTFSNTGKLLKVKDERTTEYPVQFNKEGSHDLKKVARFENYRGFLFGSLNADVQPLEDYLGEAKTIIDQIVDQSPNGLEVLRGNSSYIYDGNWKMQMENGCDGYHVSTVHWNYAATMGRRKEDGTQAVDANSWSKSVAGVYGFDHGHILLWTNTMNPEVRPVYKHREEIKARVGEVQADFIVNQTRNLCVYPNVFLMDQFSTQIRVVRPISVDKTEVNIFCFAPKGESAEDRATRIRQYEDFFNVTGMGTADDLEEFRACQTGYAGTTAMWNDLSRGAPLWVEGADENAKKMGIKPIISGERSEDEGLFVVQHEYWVHAMRDALEQERHHEQAGAQA; encoded by the coding sequence ATGTCAGCCATCATCGACAAAGCCAGTGACCTCGATCACCTGCTGTCCACCGCCGTGCAGGACGACAAGCAAAACGGCGTGTTCCGTTGCCGCCGGGACATCTTCACCAACGCCGACCTGTTCGAACTGGAGATGAAATACATCTTCGAGAAGAACTGGGTGTACCTCGCGCACGAAAGCCAGATTCCGGACAACAACGACTACTACACCACGTGGCTCGGTCGTCAGCCGGTCGTCATTACGCGTGACAAGACCGGCTCGCTGAACGCCGTCATCAACGCCTGTGCGCACAAGGGCGCCATGCTTTGCCGCCGCAAGCACGGCAACAAGGGCAGCTTCACGTGTCCGTTCCATGGCTGGACGTTCTCCAACACCGGCAAGCTGCTGAAGGTGAAGGATGAGCGGACCACCGAGTATCCGGTGCAGTTCAACAAAGAGGGTTCGCACGACCTGAAGAAGGTCGCGCGCTTCGAGAACTATCGCGGCTTTCTGTTCGGCAGCCTGAATGCCGACGTGCAGCCGCTCGAAGACTATCTCGGCGAAGCGAAGACCATCATCGACCAGATCGTCGACCAGTCGCCGAACGGCCTCGAAGTGCTGCGCGGCAATTCCTCGTACATATACGACGGCAACTGGAAGATGCAGATGGAGAACGGCTGCGACGGCTATCACGTCAGCACCGTGCACTGGAATTACGCCGCGACCATGGGCCGGCGCAAGGAAGACGGCACCCAGGCCGTGGACGCCAATAGCTGGAGCAAGTCGGTGGCGGGTGTCTATGGCTTCGATCATGGCCATATCCTGCTGTGGACCAACACGATGAACCCGGAAGTGCGCCCGGTGTACAAGCATCGCGAGGAAATCAAGGCGCGCGTGGGTGAAGTGCAGGCGGACTTCATCGTCAATCAGACGAGAAATTTGTGCGTCTACCCGAACGTGTTCCTGATGGACCAGTTCAGCACGCAGATTCGCGTGGTGCGCCCGATCAGCGTGGACAAGACCGAGGTGAACATTTTCTGCTTCGCGCCGAAGGGCGAAAGCGCGGAAGATCGTGCGACGCGCATTCGCCAGTATGAGGACTTCTTCAACGTCACGGGCATGGGCACCGCCGACGACCTCGAAGAGTTCCGCGCCTGCCAGACCGGTTATGCAGGCACCACGGCAATGTGGAACGATCTCTCGCGCGGCGCGCCGCTGTGGGTCGAAGGCGCGGACGAGAACGCGAAGAAAATGGGCATCAAGCCGATCATTTCCGGCGAGCGCAGCGAAGACGAAGGCTTGTTCGTGGTCCAGCACGAGTACTGGGTGCACGCCATGCGCGACGCCCTCGAGCAGGAACGGCATCACGAACAGGCAGGAGCGCAGGCATGA
- the catA gene encoding catechol 1,2-dioxygenase, translated as MSAKVFETKEVQDLLKAAANLNGGNGNARFQQVVYRLLGDLFKAIDDLDITPDEVWAGVNYLNKLGQDGEAALLAAGLGLEKYLDIRMDAADKAVGLEGGTPRTIEGPLYVAGAPVREGVSRIDLNADADAGPLVIHGTVTDLDGKPLAGALVECWHANSKGFYSHFDPTGAQDDFNLRGAVKTGADGKYEFRTLMPVGYGCPPHGATQQLLDGLGRHGNRPAHVHFFVSADNSRKLTTQFNIEGDPLIWDDFAYATREELIPQVTEKTGGTALGLKADTYKDIEFNVTLTPFVQGKDNQLVHRLRAEATATATATATA; from the coding sequence ATGAGCGCAAAAGTATTCGAAACGAAGGAAGTGCAGGACCTGCTGAAGGCCGCTGCGAATCTCAATGGCGGCAACGGCAACGCGCGTTTCCAGCAGGTCGTCTATCGACTGCTGGGCGATCTGTTCAAGGCCATCGACGATCTCGACATCACGCCCGATGAAGTGTGGGCCGGCGTGAACTATCTGAACAAGCTCGGCCAGGACGGCGAAGCGGCGCTGCTGGCTGCCGGCCTCGGCCTCGAGAAGTATCTCGACATCCGCATGGACGCCGCAGACAAGGCGGTGGGCCTCGAAGGCGGCACACCGCGCACGATCGAAGGTCCGTTGTACGTTGCGGGCGCACCGGTGCGCGAAGGCGTTTCGCGAATCGACCTCAACGCGGACGCCGACGCGGGCCCGCTCGTCATTCACGGCACGGTCACGGACCTCGACGGCAAACCGCTCGCAGGCGCCCTGGTCGAATGCTGGCACGCCAATTCGAAGGGCTTTTATTCGCACTTCGACCCGACGGGCGCACAGGACGACTTCAACTTGCGCGGCGCGGTCAAGACGGGTGCCGACGGCAAGTACGAATTTCGCACGCTCATGCCGGTGGGTTACGGCTGCCCGCCTCACGGCGCGACGCAGCAGCTTCTGGACGGCCTTGGCCGCCACGGCAACCGCCCGGCGCACGTGCACTTCTTCGTCTCGGCGGATAACAGCCGCAAGCTCACCACGCAATTCAATATCGAAGGCGACCCGCTCATTTGGGACGACTTCGCCTACGCGACCCGCGAAGAACTGATTCCGCAAGTGACCGAAAAGACCGGTGGCACGGCGCTCGGACTGAAAGCCGACACGTACAAGGACATCGAGTTCAACGTCACGCTCACCCCGTTCGTCCAGGGTAAGGACAACCAGCTCGTTCACCGCCTGCGCGCCGAAGCCACGGCTACGGCTACCGCTACCGCTACCGCCTAA
- the catC gene encoding muconolactone Delta-isomerase, translating to MLFHVRMDVNIPADMPANVANEIKAREKEYSQELQRSGKWRHIWRLVGEYANYSIFDVESNAELHDILTALPLFPYMKISVTPLCRHPSSVRDNDA from the coding sequence ATGCTATTCCACGTACGAATGGATGTGAACATCCCGGCCGACATGCCCGCCAATGTAGCCAATGAAATCAAGGCGCGCGAAAAGGAGTACTCGCAGGAGCTGCAGCGCAGCGGCAAGTGGCGCCATATCTGGCGACTGGTGGGCGAGTACGCGAACTACAGCATCTTCGATGTAGAGAGCAATGCAGAGCTGCACGACATTCTCACCGCCTTGCCGCTTTTCCCGTACATGAAGATTTCGGTGACGCCGTTGTGTCGCCACCCGTCCTCCGTCAGGGACAACGACGCTTGA
- a CDS encoding muconate/chloromuconate family cycloisomerase, translated as MTSATIERIETRLVDLPTIRPHKLSVATMYGQTLMLVKVYCSDGVTGIGEGTTIAGMAYGPESPEAMKLAIDAYFAPAMIGQDATRIQALMAHLGKLVKVNHFAKCALETALLDAQGKRLGVPVSELLGGRRRERLPVAWTLASGDTSKDIAEAENMLEVRRHKIFKLKIGAKDLKTDIKHVAEIKKAMGERAAVRVDVNMAWSETQAAWAIPALAEAGCELVEQPVASPAALARLMRRFPVALMADEILQGPESAFEIAKNEGADVFAIKIEQSGGLFAAQRVATIADAAGIELYGGTMLEGAFSTVASAHLFASFANLQWGTELFGPLLITEEILTTPLDYSDFELTVPNGPGLGIELDEAKVKRFTRDGLMKVTK; from the coding sequence ATGACTTCCGCGACGATCGAACGTATCGAAACCCGCCTCGTAGATCTGCCGACGATTCGCCCTCACAAGCTATCCGTCGCCACGATGTACGGGCAAACCCTGATGCTGGTGAAGGTGTACTGCAGCGATGGCGTGACCGGCATCGGCGAAGGCACCACCATTGCCGGCATGGCTTACGGCCCCGAAAGCCCGGAAGCGATGAAGCTTGCGATCGACGCCTACTTCGCCCCCGCGATGATCGGCCAGGACGCCACGCGCATCCAGGCGCTGATGGCGCATCTCGGCAAGCTCGTGAAGGTGAACCACTTCGCGAAATGCGCGCTGGAAACCGCGCTGCTCGACGCGCAGGGCAAGCGCCTTGGCGTGCCGGTGAGCGAACTGCTGGGCGGCCGCCGCCGCGAGCGCCTGCCGGTGGCATGGACGCTGGCATCGGGCGATACATCCAAGGACATCGCCGAAGCCGAGAACATGCTCGAAGTGCGCCGCCACAAGATCTTCAAGCTGAAGATCGGCGCGAAGGACCTCAAAACCGACATCAAGCACGTCGCCGAGATCAAGAAGGCGATGGGCGAGCGCGCCGCCGTGCGCGTGGACGTCAACATGGCCTGGAGCGAAACGCAGGCGGCGTGGGCGATTCCCGCACTGGCGGAAGCCGGTTGCGAACTGGTCGAGCAGCCGGTCGCATCACCCGCCGCGCTCGCGCGCCTGATGCGCCGTTTCCCGGTGGCGTTGATGGCTGACGAAATCCTGCAGGGACCGGAAAGTGCGTTCGAGATCGCGAAGAACGAGGGCGCCGACGTGTTCGCCATCAAGATCGAACAAAGCGGTGGACTGTTCGCGGCACAGCGCGTGGCCACGATTGCGGACGCCGCGGGTATCGAGCTGTACGGCGGCACGATGCTCGAAGGCGCGTTCAGCACGGTGGCCTCGGCGCACCTGTTCGCCAGCTTCGCCAACCTGCAATGGGGCACCGAACTGTTCGGCCCCTTGCTGATCACCGAAGAGATTCTGACCACGCCGCTGGACTACAGCGACTTCGAGCTGACGGTGCCGAACGGCCCGGGTCTCGGTATCGAACTGGACGAAGCGAAGGTCAAGCGCTTCACCCGTGACGGCCTGATGAAAGTGACGAAGTAA
- a CDS encoding LysR family transcriptional regulator → MDLRQLRYFVAVVRERNFTRAAEQLCIAQPPLSRQIQLLEQEIGVPLLIRNTRPVRTTDAGRLVYEQAMQILGRVEQLQASAKHVGLHHRTVLSIGFVASVLYSGLPPLMRKLRQNAPELDIQMVELMSVQQVEALKEGRIDIGFGRVRHSDPNVAGIILREEPLAVVVPIGSEMAQESTPIPIEQLAGQKLIVYPKEPRPSFADQVLSILHGDGVQPGEVLEVREIQTALGLVAAEFGVCVIPASARQLRQDVHYRLIDSDHATSPIILNHRVNDNSVYVDLVKQLVKEMYAEPQTWLPAKKKNA, encoded by the coding sequence ATGGATCTTCGCCAGCTTCGTTACTTCGTCGCCGTTGTCCGCGAGCGCAATTTCACTCGCGCTGCCGAACAGCTTTGCATCGCTCAACCGCCGCTGAGCCGGCAGATTCAATTGCTCGAACAAGAGATCGGCGTGCCGCTTCTGATTCGCAACACGAGGCCCGTGCGCACGACCGATGCGGGGCGTCTCGTCTACGAGCAGGCCATGCAGATCCTTGGGCGCGTCGAACAACTGCAAGCGAGCGCCAAGCACGTGGGACTGCATCACCGCACCGTGTTGTCGATCGGCTTCGTCGCCTCCGTTCTCTACTCAGGACTGCCGCCGTTGATGCGCAAGCTGCGCCAGAATGCACCGGAACTCGACATCCAGATGGTCGAACTCATGTCGGTGCAGCAGGTCGAGGCCTTGAAGGAAGGTCGCATCGACATCGGCTTCGGACGCGTGCGCCATAGCGACCCCAACGTGGCCGGCATCATCCTGCGCGAAGAGCCGCTCGCCGTGGTGGTGCCGATCGGCAGTGAAATGGCGCAGGAGTCGACGCCGATTCCCATCGAGCAGCTGGCGGGGCAAAAGTTGATTGTTTATCCCAAGGAGCCCCGCCCCAGTTTCGCCGATCAGGTGCTGAGCATCTTGCACGGCGACGGCGTGCAACCGGGTGAGGTGCTGGAAGTGCGGGAAATCCAGACGGCGCTAGGTCTCGTCGCAGCGGAATTCGGCGTATGCGTGATCCCGGCTTCGGCGCGGCAATTGCGTCAGGACGTGCACTACCGTCTGATAGACAGTGACCACGCGACTTCGCCGATCATCCTGAACCACCGTGTGAACGACAACTCGGTCTACGTCGATCTCGTGAAGCAGCTGGTCAAGGAAATGTATGCCGAGCCGCAAACGTGGCTGCCGGCGAAGAAAAAGAACGCGTGA
- a CDS encoding MFS transporter → MTLASARSIPALIDRERLGAFQRRVLALCVLIALLDGFDTQAIAFTGPAILAAFKLPPNALAPILTAGIVGMTVGAMTLGLVGDRIGRRPAIMIGLALFGCATLATSWATTPQLILVLRFIAGLGMGGCTPVLLALAAEYGPARLRGAIMTGVLLGLPAGAMLGGLLAARMLPVIGWQGIFVVGGGVPLAVLILAALLLPESLYYQASRGGARGQRYVHDTLSKIVTQPLPLDVRFTVPEEAVAKASIGALFRDGYAAKTLAIWAVYLLNWVAWFMLLSWLPTVLKSAGLPAAQAPLGTVIVNAVFIVCAIPLSFALPRVNTRNLLGAMFAFGIAIACALSYAGTHWALVFALVGAAGFGIGGQQIALNYLVVGAYPTALRATATGWAIGMGRAGAIAGSAIGGTFLSWGGPAGFFLALAVPLAGAALAVFSLRLDPARAEVALSSNH, encoded by the coding sequence ATGACTCTCGCTTCCGCGCGTTCCATCCCGGCGCTCATCGACAGGGAGCGGCTCGGCGCGTTCCAGCGGCGCGTACTCGCGCTCTGCGTGCTGATCGCGCTGCTCGACGGCTTCGATACACAGGCGATCGCCTTCACCGGGCCCGCCATTCTCGCTGCGTTCAAACTGCCCCCCAACGCGCTCGCGCCCATCTTGACCGCCGGGATCGTGGGCATGACGGTCGGCGCGATGACGCTGGGTCTGGTCGGCGACCGCATCGGCCGCCGGCCCGCGATCATGATCGGCCTCGCGCTCTTTGGCTGCGCGACGCTGGCGACATCCTGGGCAACCACGCCCCAACTCATTCTGGTGCTCCGCTTCATCGCCGGATTGGGTATGGGCGGCTGCACACCCGTATTGCTCGCGCTTGCCGCCGAATATGGTCCCGCACGGCTGCGCGGCGCCATCATGACGGGCGTGCTGCTGGGTTTGCCGGCGGGGGCGATGCTTGGCGGCCTGCTTGCGGCGCGCATGCTGCCTGTGATTGGCTGGCAAGGCATTTTTGTAGTGGGTGGCGGCGTGCCGCTTGCCGTGCTCATTCTCGCCGCGCTTTTGCTGCCCGAGTCGCTTTACTATCAGGCCTCGCGCGGCGGCGCCCGCGGACAGCGCTACGTGCACGACACGCTCTCGAAGATCGTGACTCAGCCGTTGCCACTCGACGTCCGCTTCACCGTGCCCGAAGAGGCGGTGGCGAAGGCGAGCATCGGCGCGCTGTTCAGGGATGGGTATGCCGCGAAAACGCTGGCAATCTGGGCTGTTTATCTGCTCAACTGGGTTGCGTGGTTCATGCTCCTTTCCTGGCTGCCTACGGTCCTTAAATCCGCGGGGCTGCCCGCCGCGCAGGCGCCGCTCGGCACCGTGATCGTCAACGCCGTGTTCATCGTTTGCGCCATTCCGCTTTCGTTTGCTCTGCCGCGCGTGAATACGCGAAATCTGCTGGGCGCCATGTTCGCGTTCGGCATAGCCATAGCGTGCGCGTTGAGCTACGCCGGCACACACTGGGCGCTCGTTTTCGCGCTCGTAGGCGCAGCGGGTTTCGGCATTGGCGGGCAGCAGATCGCCCTGAACTACCTGGTCGTGGGCGCCTACCCGACGGCCCTGCGCGCCACGGCCACGGGATGGGCCATCGGCATGGGCCGTGCCGGTGCGATTGCCGGATCGGCCATCGGCGGCACATTTCTGTCGTGGGGCGGTCCTGCGGGCTTCTTCCTTGCGCTGGCCGTGCCGCTGGCGGGCGCTGCGCTTGCCGTGTTCAGCCTGCGTCTCGATCCGGCAAGGGCAGAGGTCGCCCTCTCGTCCAATCATTAA